One genomic segment of Thermodesulfobacterium sp. TA1 includes these proteins:
- a CDS encoding P-loop NTPase, producing the protein MEEKGCPTKGAQSLKEELKKHTGLRDVRFVLAVGSGKGGVGKTTASTLLALGLRANGYSVGLFDLDFYGPNVNLALGLKDKSPLVEFGRIKPVLGPLNLKVMSLALMVSEKEPVFMRGLMASKLLQELVGKVEWGPLDFLVLDLPPGTGDIFLTMLDLFSPEGFVLVTTANKMALADALRTMGILKEKEVPVLGVIKNFAGIFDQEEAFQAFLEKTKPPFVFEIPFIKELSSFEDVSKLFQLPEKRDFLQGLVDQVLERALFRIR; encoded by the coding sequence ATGGAAGAAAAAGGTTGTCCTACTAAAGGAGCTCAATCCTTAAAGGAAGAGTTAAAAAAACATACTGGATTAAGGGATGTTAGGTTTGTTTTGGCGGTGGGTAGCGGAAAAGGTGGTGTTGGTAAAACCACTGCCTCAACCCTTCTTGCCCTTGGTTTAAGGGCTAACGGATATTCTGTAGGACTGTTTGATTTGGATTTTTATGGGCCTAATGTTAATTTAGCTTTGGGATTAAAGGATAAGTCCCCTTTGGTTGAGTTCGGAAGGATAAAACCGGTTCTTGGGCCTTTAAACCTAAAGGTTATGAGCCTTGCTCTTATGGTTTCTGAAAAAGAGCCAGTTTTTATGAGAGGCTTGATGGCTTCTAAGCTTTTACAAGAGCTTGTGGGAAAGGTAGAATGGGGACCACTTGATTTTTTGGTGCTTGACCTACCTCCTGGCACTGGAGATATCTTTCTTACAATGTTAGACCTTTTCTCTCCAGAGGGGTTTGTGTTGGTTACCACAGCCAACAAGATGGCTTTAGCCGATGCCTTGCGGACAATGGGTATTTTAAAAGAAAAAGAAGTTCCGGTTTTAGGGGTGATAAAAAATTTCGCAGGAATTTTTGATCAAGAAGAGGCTTTTCAAGCCTTTTTGGAAAAAACTAAGCCTCCTTTTGTTTTTGAAATTCCTTTTATAAAGGAGCTTTCTTCTTTTGAAGACGTTAGTAAGTTGTTTCAGCTACCTGAAAAAAGAGATTTTTTACAAGGTTTAGTAGACCAGGTGCTTGAAAGAGCGTTATTTAGGATAAGGTAA
- the dapB gene encoding 4-hydroxy-tetrahydrodipicolinate reductase, with product MPVKAIVAGAAGRMGKTIINLIFNNPEIDLVGAFEHPEHPAVGKDVGEVVGLPKTGIVLEGSLEKVIEKGDVIIDFTFHKASLEHIRLNAKYKKAYVLGTTGFSKEELEEIHSLAKENFPLVQDYNMSMGVNLLCKLVEITAKVFAEGYDIEIIEAHHRMKKDAPSGTALKLANVIAQALGRTEKDYRFCREGIIGERPAKEIGIQTIRGGDIVGEHTVLFAGIGERIELTHKASSRETFARGAIKAAIWVVGKTPGVYGMQDVLGLKNL from the coding sequence ATGCCGGTAAAAGCGATAGTAGCAGGTGCTGCAGGTAGGATGGGGAAAACGATTATCAACCTTATTTTTAATAATCCTGAGATAGACTTGGTAGGAGCTTTTGAACATCCTGAACATCCTGCGGTAGGAAAAGATGTGGGAGAGGTTGTAGGTTTGCCTAAAACAGGGATTGTTTTAGAAGGTTCTTTAGAAAAGGTAATAGAAAAAGGGGATGTTATTATAGATTTTACTTTTCATAAGGCCTCTTTAGAACACATAAGGCTAAACGCTAAATACAAAAAGGCTTATGTGCTTGGGACTACCGGTTTTAGCAAAGAGGAGCTTGAAGAAATCCATAGCTTAGCTAAGGAAAACTTTCCTTTAGTCCAAGATTACAACATGAGTATGGGGGTCAATCTTCTTTGTAAGTTAGTAGAGATAACCGCCAAGGTATTTGCCGAAGGTTATGACATAGAAATCATAGAGGCCCATCATAGGATGAAAAAAGACGCACCCAGTGGGACGGCTTTAAAGCTGGCTAACGTAATAGCTCAGGCTTTAGGAAGAACTGAAAAAGACTATCGGTTTTGTAGAGAAGGGATTATCGGAGAAAGGCCAGCTAAGGAAATTGGAATCCAGACTATAAGAGGAGGAGACATCGTAGGAGAACACACGGTCCTTTTTGCTGGTATAGGAGAGAGGATAGAGCTTACCCATAAAGCAAGTTCAAGGGAAACCTTTGCCAGAGGAGCTATCAAAGCGGCCATCTGGGTGGTAGGAAAAACCCCTGGGGTTTATGGTATGCAAGACGTGCTTGGGCTAAAAAATCTTTAA
- the glp gene encoding gephyrin-like molybdotransferase Glp, whose amino-acid sequence MLDKQYLTLKNALDLLLAKIPFKSLPSEEIPIEEAYFRIAAEDVFSPENLPGFKRSTVDGFAVRAQDTFGAKDTMPAYLTVKGEILMGAVPSFELNPGEAAYIPTGGMLPKGADAVVMVEHVNVVSSDLIEILKPVGPLENVILEDEDIKKGELVISAGTKLKPHHIGGLAGLGITKIKVTAKPKVGIILTGDEIIPHHEKVSPGKVRDINSFTLAGMILEEGGIPVKFGIVKDDYQAIKELVTKAYHQTDMVLITGGTSAGTKDVTAQVIDELGPPGVLFHGVSIKPGKPIIGGLCGNKPIFGLPGHPVAVYVCFSFLVKPVLQKMMGLASKNYTPFIKAKMAKSIQSQAGRTDFIRVYLEEKDGKLYAVPLISKSGLIMSLVKADGIVIISEDLLGIEKDEEVAVFLC is encoded by the coding sequence ATGCTTGATAAACAATATCTTACCCTTAAAAATGCCTTAGACCTTCTTTTAGCTAAAATTCCGTTTAAAAGTTTACCCTCAGAAGAGATCCCTATAGAAGAAGCCTATTTTAGGATTGCTGCAGAAGACGTTTTTTCTCCTGAGAACCTGCCAGGTTTTAAGAGGTCTACCGTAGATGGGTTTGCAGTAAGGGCGCAAGATACCTTTGGTGCCAAAGACACTATGCCTGCTTATCTTACGGTAAAGGGAGAAATTTTGATGGGAGCGGTCCCCTCTTTTGAGCTAAATCCTGGAGAAGCCGCCTATATACCTACTGGTGGGATGCTTCCTAAAGGTGCAGATGCCGTGGTAATGGTAGAACATGTAAACGTAGTTTCCTCAGACCTGATAGAAATTTTAAAACCTGTAGGTCCTTTAGAAAATGTAATTTTAGAGGATGAAGACATAAAAAAAGGAGAACTTGTCATCTCTGCAGGAACTAAGCTCAAACCCCATCATATAGGTGGTTTAGCAGGATTGGGTATAACAAAAATAAAAGTAACCGCTAAACCGAAGGTAGGTATTATTCTCACAGGTGATGAAATCATCCCCCATCATGAAAAAGTCTCTCCTGGTAAAGTAAGAGATATAAATTCTTTTACCTTAGCAGGTATGATCTTAGAGGAAGGAGGTATCCCTGTTAAGTTTGGGATAGTAAAAGACGATTATCAGGCTATAAAAGAGTTGGTAACCAAGGCTTACCATCAAACAGACATGGTGCTTATTACCGGCGGAACCAGCGCAGGAACCAAAGACGTAACTGCTCAAGTTATAGATGAACTTGGCCCCCCAGGGGTTCTTTTTCATGGAGTTTCTATAAAACCTGGAAAACCGATTATTGGAGGCTTATGTGGAAATAAACCGATTTTTGGTTTACCAGGCCATCCTGTAGCGGTATATGTTTGTTTTTCCTTTTTAGTAAAGCCAGTTTTGCAAAAGATGATGGGACTTGCCTCTAAAAACTACACCCCTTTTATCAAGGCTAAAATGGCTAAAAGTATACAATCTCAAGCAGGTAGAACTGATTTCATCAGGGTATATCTGGAGGAAAAAGACGGAAAACTCTATGCCGTTCCCCTTATTTCTAAGTCTGGCCTTATTATGTCCTTAGTCAAAGCTGACGGAATAGTCATCATTTCTGAAGACCTTCTTGGTATAGAAAAAGACGAAGAGGTAGCGGTTTTTCTCTGCTAA
- a CDS encoding aspartate aminotransferase family protein, producing the protein MSYLADLGEVYLAPNYKREPLVFVKGEGTRLFTDKGEEYLDFTAGIAVCNLGHAHPQLVQVLKEQAELLWHTSNLYYTEPQVRLAKKLVELSFGDKVFFANSGAEAVEAALKLARRWAYQNFGKKKHKFIALKNSFHGRTFGALSVTGQSKYWEGFEPLVPGVVWVEPNDLKGLEEAFDETVCAIIMEPIQGEGGINLLTQEFIYKAKELCQKYSALLIFDEIQTGLGRTGRLFAYEHFGIEPDVMCLAKALANGLPLSAMIAKKEIIDVLTPGSHASTFGGNPLACAVGCKVLEIVSDPTFLEEVDLKGKIIQEKIKALHKKYPEIIKQVRGKGLLIGIEFVIEVKPVYQELLKRRILTTTPKPNVLRLSPPLILNYREIDYCILQLEETIEALKP; encoded by the coding sequence ATGAGTTACCTTGCAGACCTTGGAGAGGTTTATCTTGCTCCGAATTATAAAAGAGAACCTTTGGTTTTTGTTAAAGGAGAAGGGACTCGACTTTTTACAGATAAAGGGGAAGAATATTTAGATTTTACCGCAGGTATTGCTGTATGTAATCTTGGTCATGCCCATCCTCAATTAGTGCAGGTGTTAAAAGAACAAGCAGAGCTTTTATGGCATACTTCAAACCTTTATTACACCGAGCCCCAGGTAAGACTTGCTAAAAAACTGGTAGAACTTTCCTTTGGAGACAAGGTTTTTTTTGCTAACAGCGGGGCTGAGGCAGTCGAAGCAGCCTTAAAACTTGCAAGAAGATGGGCTTATCAAAATTTTGGAAAGAAGAAACATAAGTTTATCGCCCTTAAGAATTCCTTTCATGGAAGAACTTTTGGGGCCCTTTCTGTAACCGGTCAGTCTAAATATTGGGAAGGTTTTGAGCCTTTAGTCCCGGGGGTGGTTTGGGTTGAACCAAACGACCTAAAAGGACTGGAAGAGGCTTTTGACGAAACGGTTTGTGCCATCATCATGGAGCCTATCCAAGGGGAAGGTGGAATAAACCTTTTAACCCAAGAGTTTATCTACAAAGCTAAAGAGCTTTGCCAAAAATATTCAGCTTTACTGATTTTTGATGAAATCCAGACCGGGTTGGGAAGAACTGGAAGGCTTTTTGCTTATGAACATTTTGGGATAGAACCAGACGTTATGTGTCTTGCTAAGGCCTTAGCTAACGGACTTCCTCTTTCAGCCATGATAGCTAAAAAAGAGATAATAGATGTTTTAACCCCAGGAAGCCATGCCTCTACCTTTGGAGGAAACCCCCTTGCTTGTGCTGTAGGCTGTAAGGTATTGGAAATAGTATCAGACCCTACCTTTCTTGAAGAAGTAGATCTTAAAGGCAAGATTATCCAAGAAAAAATAAAGGCCTTACACAAAAAGTATCCGGAAATAATAAAACAAGTTAGAGGAAAAGGTTTATTGATAGGGATTGAGTTTGTCATAGAAGTAAAACCTGTTTATCAAGAGCTTTTAAAAAGAAGAATTTTAACTACTACCCCCAAGCCTAATGTTTTAAGACTTTCGCCTCCGCTTATCCTCAACTACCGAGAAATAGACTATTGTATCCTTCAGTTAGAGGAAACTATAGAGGCACTTAAACCTTAG
- the murI gene encoding glutamate racemase — protein sequence MIGVFDSGLGGLTVVKELLTKLEGYKIIYFGDTARTPYGTKSAETVTRYAIENTKFLLKLGAKIVVVACHTASSTAMSVLKQTFSEVPFFEVVTPSMEKALSLTKNKKIGLIGTRTTVASKVYDKLFAKRDPEIKLYSNPAPLLVPLIEEGWLKKPETRKIVKKYLIPLKMRGIDTLILGCTHYPIIKKLIQEKAGKRIKLVDPSEEVALSVVKYIKENPEFKPNLQLNGLEIFVSDLTPYFGKIAEMFLGRKVELKKVALEEIINA from the coding sequence ATGATAGGGGTTTTTGATTCTGGTTTAGGCGGACTTACGGTAGTAAAGGAGCTTTTGACAAAACTTGAAGGTTATAAGATAATTTATTTCGGAGATACTGCAAGGACCCCTTATGGCACCAAAAGCGCAGAAACTGTTACCCGTTATGCCATAGAAAATACTAAGTTTCTACTAAAGCTTGGTGCTAAAATAGTAGTTGTTGCCTGCCATACGGCTTCAAGTACCGCTATGTCTGTTCTTAAACAGACTTTTTCTGAAGTTCCTTTTTTTGAGGTGGTCACTCCTTCTATGGAAAAAGCCCTTAGTTTGACCAAAAACAAGAAAATAGGCTTGATAGGCACCCGGACTACCGTAGCAAGTAAGGTTTATGATAAACTTTTTGCTAAACGAGACCCAGAAATAAAGCTTTATTCCAATCCTGCTCCACTTCTTGTACCGTTAATAGAAGAGGGTTGGCTTAAAAAGCCGGAAACCCGTAAGATAGTAAAAAAATATCTCATCCCTCTTAAGATGAGAGGGATAGATACTTTAATCCTTGGGTGTACCCACTATCCTATCATAAAAAAACTAATCCAGGAAAAGGCAGGAAAAAGGATAAAACTGGTTGACCCTTCAGAAGAAGTAGCACTTAGCGTGGTTAAATATATAAAAGAAAATCCAGAGTTTAAGCCTAACCTACAGCTTAACGGTCTTGAAATCTTTGTTTCAGACCTTACCCCTTACTTTGGGAAAATTGCAGAGATGTTCTTAGGAAGAAAGGTTGAACTAAAAAAGGTTGCTTTAGAGGAGATAATCAACGCATAA
- a CDS encoding molybdenum cofactor biosynthesis protein MoaE, translated as MVFRDYQAYLQKKEELTQKLLGKIGCIVEFNGFVREYDLKEGKVVPAEGLHIKEEVFNHLEDIRKETIERFGLIEAIIYHNQGFLKVGDRVTGFAIFAKHRHEAFEALEHLITEIKKYH; from the coding sequence ATGGTTTTTAGGGATTATCAGGCCTATTTACAAAAAAAAGAAGAACTTACTCAAAAATTATTGGGGAAAATCGGTTGTATCGTTGAGTTTAACGGGTTTGTAAGAGAATATGACTTAAAAGAAGGAAAGGTTGTGCCTGCAGAAGGATTACATATTAAAGAAGAGGTTTTTAACCATCTGGAAGACATAAGAAAGGAAACCATAGAAAGGTTTGGTCTGATAGAGGCGATCATTTATCATAATCAAGGGTTTTTAAAGGTTGGAGATAGGGTGACAGGGTTTGCTATCTTTGCAAAACATAGACATGAAGCCTTTGAGGCTTTAGAGCATTTAATAACAGAAATCAAGAAATACCATTAG
- a CDS encoding RlmE family RNA methyltransferase — MSKNPWFDSWAKKAKEAGYPARSVYKLMEIQEFYHLVKKGDKVLDLGAAPGSWSKYLCKLVGKEGKVVGVDLQEIKINFPNFYFLQKDVFELTKQDFLALGIEEFEVVVSDMAPKTTGDKFGDHVRSVSLVERALELVLVVLKPGGHFVAKVFEGQKLPQLKKQIEKCFKSVKLFKPKSSRKESREMFIIAQNFKTKTKPRLDEDFTQF; from the coding sequence ATGAGTAAGAACCCTTGGTTTGACAGCTGGGCTAAAAAGGCAAAAGAGGCAGGATATCCTGCCCGTTCGGTGTATAAACTGATGGAAATTCAGGAGTTTTATCATCTGGTTAAAAAAGGAGACAAGGTGCTTGATTTAGGGGCTGCTCCAGGGTCTTGGTCAAAATACCTTTGTAAGCTGGTAGGGAAAGAAGGAAAGGTAGTAGGGGTTGATTTACAAGAGATAAAAATAAACTTTCCTAATTTTTATTTTTTACAAAAAGATGTTTTTGAATTAACCAAGCAGGACTTTTTAGCCTTAGGGATAGAAGAATTTGAAGTAGTAGTTAGTGATATGGCACCTAAAACCACCGGAGATAAATTTGGAGACCATGTAAGGTCTGTAAGCTTGGTAGAAAGGGCCTTAGAGTTAGTTTTAGTGGTTTTGAAACCTGGTGGGCACTTTGTAGCTAAGGTTTTTGAAGGACAGAAGTTGCCTCAATTGAAAAAACAAATTGAAAAATGTTTTAAAAGTGTTAAACTTTTTAAACCCAAGAGCTCAAGAAAAGAAAGCAGAGAGATGTTTATCATAGCCCAAAACTTTAAAACCAAGACCAAACCGAGGTTAGATGAAGATTTTACACAGTTCTGA
- a CDS encoding alginate export family protein codes for MRKNWVVFFLFFCFLVLSPVISLAVEHEFGGSLRFRYELWDNIVSLGYQEEIKNSNKDRNFFRLRAQVWDKITFNNSTSFYVRLATEPKYHMGPNYLILKDAQEKRHFDQDEIFIDNLYLDLKKPLGLPVNLRIGRQDFLGKDMYGEGFLILEGTPNDGSRSFYFNALKATLLFNPNHTVDIVLVSNPQRDVYLPVIHPSYDDGKDISYIQHKKRLTGSNERGFWVYGRHKLSEKLNVEPYYIYKKEEKSQVISHASYIHTIGMRAVYKLGAYTLRGEIAKQWGEYSNEVDRSGLGGYAFLTRKFEKCPVKPEVEIGYVYLSGDDPKTQKNEGFNPLFSRAPIWNELIFYTYIYETSSKGGPIPGYWTNLKAPMITLKFYPYKNTEFKISYQKLMADEKATSSPSGMFGNGKNRGDLLAFLLQHRFNQKLSGFLQYEILNPGDFYFDKSKSANFFRAQLFYQF; via the coding sequence ATGCGAAAAAATTGGGTTGTCTTTTTTTTATTTTTTTGTTTTTTGGTTTTAAGTCCTGTGATCAGTTTAGCTGTGGAGCATGAATTTGGTGGGTCTTTAAGGTTTCGTTATGAGTTGTGGGATAACATCGTTTCCTTAGGTTATCAAGAAGAAATTAAAAATTCAAACAAAGACCGTAATTTTTTTAGACTGAGGGCCCAGGTTTGGGATAAAATAACCTTTAACAATTCTACCTCTTTTTATGTAAGACTGGCTACTGAACCCAAGTATCATATGGGACCAAACTATTTAATATTAAAAGACGCTCAAGAGAAAAGACATTTTGACCAAGATGAAATCTTTATAGACAACCTCTACTTAGACCTTAAAAAACCTTTAGGTTTACCTGTTAACCTTAGGATAGGAAGACAAGATTTCCTTGGCAAGGACATGTATGGAGAGGGCTTTTTGATTTTAGAAGGAACACCTAACGATGGCTCAAGGTCCTTTTATTTTAATGCTTTAAAAGCCACCTTACTTTTTAACCCTAACCATACGGTAGACATAGTTTTAGTTTCAAACCCTCAAAGAGACGTTTATCTCCCGGTAATACATCCTTCTTATGACGACGGAAAAGACATAAGTTATATCCAGCATAAAAAAAGGCTTACTGGGTCTAATGAAAGAGGTTTTTGGGTTTATGGAAGGCACAAGCTCTCAGAAAAGCTCAACGTTGAACCTTATTATATTTATAAAAAAGAAGAAAAATCACAAGTAATAAGCCATGCAAGCTATATTCATACTATAGGAATGAGGGCGGTCTATAAGCTTGGAGCTTATACTTTAAGAGGAGAGATCGCTAAACAATGGGGTGAATACTCAAACGAGGTTGATAGGTCAGGACTTGGAGGATATGCATTTTTAACCAGAAAGTTTGAAAAATGTCCGGTAAAACCAGAGGTTGAGATAGGTTATGTTTATCTTTCAGGAGACGACCCTAAAACCCAAAAAAACGAAGGGTTCAACCCTCTTTTTTCCCGCGCTCCTATCTGGAATGAACTCATTTTTTATACCTATATCTATGAAACCAGCTCCAAAGGAGGACCTATTCCTGGATACTGGACTAATCTTAAAGCACCGATGATTACCCTAAAATTTTATCCCTACAAAAACACCGAGTTTAAGATAAGTTATCAAAAACTTATGGCAGATGAAAAAGCAACAAGCTCTCCCAGTGGGATGTTTGGAAACGGTAAAAACAGGGGAGACCTTTTGGCCTTTCTTTTACAACATAGGTTTAACCAAAAACTTAGTGGATTTTTACAGTATGAAATCCTAAATCCCGGAGATTTTTATTTTGATAAGTCTAAAAGCGCCAACTTTTTTAGGGCGCAACTCTTTTATCAATTCTAA
- a CDS encoding Rossmann-like domain-containing protein, with translation MGIYTELVEKAIPYSRAKKIKRMVLGIHYTMVEVERLGAGLAYTLLPEIKSCCELNDSINFWKMPADIAIKGYLSNNQVEVIVGLATINAVLSSKKENFKNSLEGDLFLELKLGYRDEVLMIGRFDPVIRKLQGRVKKIWVLEKEEDMKSFSVADIKDRLKLVIITSSTLVNKTLEDCLESLYGVPEVVLMGPSTPLCPEVFRFTPITWLCGAVVKDPDQLFTKICEGKGAQAFFKAVGPKPILEKINLRVKK, from the coding sequence ATGGGGATTTATACTGAGTTGGTAGAAAAAGCCATTCCTTATTCTAGGGCTAAGAAGATAAAAAGGATGGTGTTAGGGATTCATTATACGATGGTTGAGGTAGAAAGATTAGGGGCAGGGCTTGCCTATACCCTTTTACCTGAAATAAAGAGTTGTTGTGAACTAAACGACAGTATAAACTTTTGGAAAATGCCTGCGGATATAGCGATAAAGGGTTATCTTTCTAACAATCAAGTTGAGGTAATCGTTGGACTTGCTACCATCAATGCCGTTTTATCTTCTAAAAAAGAAAACTTTAAAAACAGCTTAGAAGGAGACCTTTTTCTTGAGCTGAAACTTGGCTATCGCGATGAAGTCCTTATGATAGGAAGGTTTGACCCGGTTATTCGTAAACTACAAGGTAGGGTTAAAAAAATTTGGGTATTAGAAAAAGAAGAAGATATGAAAAGTTTTTCAGTAGCAGATATAAAGGATAGGCTTAAGTTAGTAATTATTACTTCATCTACTTTGGTTAACAAAACCTTAGAGGACTGTTTAGAGAGTCTTTATGGAGTGCCTGAGGTGGTGTTGATGGGGCCGAGCACCCCTCTTTGTCCAGAGGTTTTTCGGTTTACTCCGATCACCTGGCTTTGTGGGGCAGTGGTAAAGGACCCTGATCAACTTTTTACTAAGATTTGTGAAGGAAAAGGGGCCCAAGCTTTTTTTAAGGCTGTAGGCCCCAAGCCTATACTTGAAAAAATTAATTTAAGGGTTAAAAAATGA
- a CDS encoding exonuclease SbcCD subunit D, which produces MKILHSSDWHLGKTIANKKLIDYQLSFFEKEFIPLIKELTPDLLIVSGDIVDKPNPDYETLKGYKEVLHMIASTGVPTLFILGNHDSKRISLFKEFLELGRIYLVDDLSFFLKPFVWETSEEKVYFYVMPYLSVFELISKVKEIFPKETSKLLEEKSQVFTLDLLSLLFSKLELTKPAVFVGHLAVDSAVFSGEEVSKSRWQLTLGNEEVLPTNLLSRFDLSLLGHLHRLQSPAPKVLYSGSPLPYSFEEAGYQKGIWFIKFEKENFTAEPYFLDPPYRLKTYEGYFKDLMLKRDESFVRVVLKDETPVPHPYERLRKVFPNLIELRYEKPVEPQEKDFSLLDVNNWALDKGHALDEKELFRKFYRFVEGKEVEAYLFEAFVGYLKEFAENQEKKL; this is translated from the coding sequence ATGAAGATTTTACACAGTTCTGATTGGCATTTAGGTAAAACCATCGCTAATAAAAAATTAATAGACTATCAACTTTCCTTTTTTGAGAAAGAGTTTATCCCACTTATCAAGGAGTTAACTCCTGACCTTCTTATAGTTTCAGGTGATATAGTAGATAAGCCTAATCCTGATTATGAGACTTTAAAAGGGTACAAAGAAGTCCTTCACATGATAGCCTCAACCGGGGTTCCTACCCTTTTTATCTTAGGCAACCATGATTCTAAACGAATTAGCCTTTTTAAAGAATTTTTAGAGCTTGGTAGAATTTATTTAGTGGATGATCTATCTTTTTTTCTTAAACCTTTTGTCTGGGAAACCTCTGAGGAAAAGGTTTATTTTTATGTAATGCCTTATCTTTCGGTATTTGAGCTGATATCTAAGGTTAAAGAAATCTTTCCTAAGGAAACCTCAAAGCTTTTAGAAGAAAAAAGCCAGGTCTTTACTTTAGACCTCTTAAGTTTACTTTTTTCAAAATTAGAGTTAACAAAGCCTGCTGTTTTCGTAGGGCATTTAGCAGTAGACAGTGCTGTTTTTTCAGGAGAAGAGGTATCTAAAAGTAGATGGCAACTAACCTTAGGAAACGAAGAGGTTTTACCTACAAATCTTTTAAGCAGGTTTGACCTTAGTCTTCTTGGTCATCTTCATAGGCTTCAGTCTCCTGCACCTAAGGTGCTTTATTCGGGATCACCACTTCCTTATAGTTTTGAAGAGGCCGGTTATCAAAAAGGGATTTGGTTTATTAAGTTTGAAAAAGAAAATTTTACAGCAGAACCTTATTTTTTAGACCCTCCATACAGATTAAAAACCTATGAAGGATATTTTAAAGACCTTATGCTTAAGAGAGATGAAAGTTTTGTGCGGGTGGTCTTAAAGGATGAAACCCCGGTTCCTCATCCTTACGAAAGGTTAAGAAAGGTTTTTCCTAACCTTATTGAGCTTAGGTATGAAAAACCTGTCGAGCCTCAAGAAAAGGACTTCAGTCTTTTGGATGTTAATAACTGGGCTTTGGATAAAGGGCATGCTTTAGACGAGAAAGAGCTTTTTCGTAAGTTTTATAGGTTTGTAGAGGGTAAAGAGGTAGAGGCTTATCTTTTTGAGGCTTTTGTTGGTTATTTAAAAGAATTTGCAGAAAATCAGGAGAAAAAACTATGA
- a CDS encoding TIGR04013 family B12-binding domain/radical SAM domain-containing protein: protein MKKLKLVFLDLPQNKYSINALLGSLETKEELLSEIEVSLAKTKEELLLELSEGIKKHPLVLACFSFFTTQVWTVLPIIQEVKALYQDKVVVFTGGPHSTGDFKRVIKVGADVVVLGEGEEAWIEVLERVLNDKSFEDVEGIAFKDKEGKIRVNPRSHQIDLDRFLPFSPKFKRFGPLEITRGCPFGCNFCQTSRLFGTKVRHRSLDKILTAVELLLKRGLRDIRFITPNAFSYGSEDGKTINLESLETLLKEIKALVGNQGRIFFGSFPSEVRPEHVTPETICLVKTYASNDNLVIGAQTGSPRMLNLCRRGHTVEDVYRAVRLTIESGLKPKVDFIFGLPEETEEDVLQTIKVIEDLVGMGAVVHAHTFMPLPQTPFLNKPLGRLPETLVKLIKSLVGKGLLFGDWEAQQSFSQKIYEYFKSSP, encoded by the coding sequence GTGAAAAAACTTAAGTTAGTTTTCCTGGACCTTCCCCAGAATAAATACAGCATTAACGCCCTCTTAGGAAGCTTAGAAACCAAAGAAGAGCTCCTTTCTGAAATAGAAGTTTCTTTAGCTAAAACCAAAGAAGAGTTGCTTTTAGAGCTTTCCGAAGGTATAAAAAAACATCCTCTTGTTTTAGCCTGTTTTTCCTTTTTTACTACTCAGGTTTGGACAGTATTACCTATCATTCAAGAAGTAAAGGCTCTTTATCAAGATAAAGTTGTTGTTTTTACAGGAGGTCCTCATTCTACCGGAGATTTTAAAAGGGTAATTAAGGTAGGTGCAGATGTGGTGGTTTTAGGAGAAGGGGAGGAGGCCTGGATAGAGGTTTTAGAGAGAGTTTTAAACGATAAATCTTTTGAAGATGTAGAAGGTATAGCTTTTAAAGATAAAGAGGGAAAAATAAGGGTGAACCCCCGAAGCCATCAAATAGACCTTGATAGATTTTTGCCTTTTAGCCCTAAGTTTAAACGTTTCGGTCCTTTAGAGATTACCAGAGGTTGTCCCTTTGGTTGTAATTTTTGTCAAACCTCACGGCTTTTTGGAACAAAAGTTAGGCACAGGTCTTTAGATAAAATTTTAACCGCGGTAGAATTGCTTTTAAAAAGAGGACTTAGAGATATAAGGTTTATTACCCCTAATGCTTTTTCCTATGGTTCAGAAGATGGGAAAACTATAAACTTAGAAAGTCTTGAAACCTTATTAAAAGAAATCAAAGCCTTGGTAGGAAATCAAGGTAGGATTTTTTTCGGAAGCTTCCCCTCTGAAGTAAGGCCTGAACATGTAACCCCTGAGACTATTTGTTTGGTAAAAACCTATGCATCAAACGATAACTTAGTAATAGGAGCTCAAACAGGTAGTCCAAGGATGTTAAATCTTTGTAGAAGAGGCCATACCGTAGAAGATGTCTATCGAGCAGTAAGATTAACCATCGAATCAGGCTTAAAACCTAAAGTAGACTTTATTTTTGGTCTGCCTGAAGAAACAGAAGAAGACGTTCTTCAGACGATAAAGGTTATAGAAGACTTAGTTGGAATGGGTGCGGTGGTGCATGCCCATACCTTTATGCCTCTTCCTCAAACCCCTTTCTTAAACAAACCTCTTGGTAGACTTCCAGAAACCTTAGTTAAACTGATAAAATCTTTGGTAGGTAAAGGACTTTTGTTTGGAGACTGGGAGGCTCAACAAAGTTTTTCTCAAAAGATTTATGAGTATTTTAAAAGTTCCCCTTAG